From Fervidobacterium sp., the proteins below share one genomic window:
- the glmS gene encoding glutamine--fructose-6-phosphate transaminase (isomerizing) — MCGIVGIIGHEFKVEDLIEGLKKLEYRGYDSAGVAVIDEKGLYVSKSVGRIDALRNVVETQKIVRGGIAHTRWATHGAPNDRNAHPHTDCSGKIAVVHNGIIENYQELKKELLEKGHKFRSETDTEVISHLIEESFQGDLYRAVLDALKKLKGAFAIAVVHADVPNVMIGARKGSPLVLGCTDERCVLASDVTPIIKYTRDVIFLEDGDVVYIEGNRVKITDIHGNTVIRKHTHISWDESAAEKGGFKHFMLKEINEVPEAIESALVGRFDEKLQPNLKELDEFNLENVKRILLVACGTSYHAGLVFKYFVEKYLDVDVLIDVASEFRYRPIRVTDETLTIAISQSGETADTLESVRAVKKVGGKVLAITNVVGSTITRESDVTLLMNAGPEIGVAASKTYVNQLVLLYALALYMMKKRNIWSEDQQVISKQLNESPKILKKVIQDDRIKQLADYYKNYHHFMYIGRGINTATALEGALKLKEISYINAVAYPAGELKHGPIALLDPTFPVFAIAPKDSLYEKMRSNIEESRARNARIITVATEGDTEISKISHDVIYVPKVHEDLYPLIMAPVIQLFAYHIADKKGYDPDKPRNLAKSVTVE; from the coding sequence ATGTGTGGAATAGTTGGAATCATTGGTCATGAGTTTAAGGTGGAAGATTTAATAGAAGGACTCAAAAAACTTGAATATAGGGGATATGATTCTGCTGGTGTTGCGGTTATTGACGAAAAAGGTTTATACGTTAGCAAGAGTGTAGGTAGGATTGATGCTTTGAGGAACGTTGTTGAAACTCAAAAAATCGTCCGTGGTGGTATAGCTCACACAAGATGGGCAACGCATGGTGCTCCAAATGATAGGAACGCACATCCTCATACAGATTGTTCTGGTAAGATTGCAGTTGTGCACAATGGGATTATTGAAAATTACCAGGAATTGAAGAAAGAATTACTTGAAAAAGGTCACAAATTTAGATCAGAAACGGATACAGAAGTCATAAGTCATCTTATTGAAGAGTCTTTCCAAGGTGATTTGTATAGGGCAGTACTCGATGCACTTAAGAAATTGAAAGGTGCATTTGCAATAGCGGTTGTACATGCAGATGTACCAAATGTGATGATCGGTGCAAGAAAAGGAAGTCCACTTGTTCTTGGCTGTACTGATGAGAGATGTGTACTTGCTTCTGATGTTACACCAATAATAAAATACACAAGAGATGTAATTTTTCTTGAGGATGGAGATGTAGTTTATATAGAAGGTAACAGGGTAAAAATTACTGATATTCACGGTAACACTGTTATCAGAAAGCATACACATATTTCATGGGACGAATCAGCTGCTGAAAAAGGTGGATTTAAACACTTTATGCTAAAAGAAATTAACGAAGTGCCTGAAGCTATTGAAAGTGCGCTTGTTGGGAGATTCGATGAAAAATTGCAGCCAAATTTGAAAGAGCTTGATGAGTTCAATTTGGAGAATGTAAAGAGAATACTCCTTGTTGCATGTGGTACCAGCTATCATGCAGGGCTTGTGTTTAAGTATTTTGTCGAGAAGTACCTTGATGTTGATGTGCTAATAGATGTTGCTTCTGAATTTAGATACAGACCGATAAGAGTAACGGACGAAACTTTGACGATCGCAATTTCTCAGTCTGGAGAGACTGCAGATACGCTCGAAAGTGTTAGAGCGGTTAAAAAAGTTGGTGGAAAAGTCCTTGCTATCACAAACGTTGTTGGCTCAACTATAACAAGAGAAAGTGACGTGACGTTGCTTATGAATGCAGGTCCAGAAATCGGTGTTGCTGCTTCAAAAACTTACGTTAACCAATTGGTACTTTTGTACGCGTTAGCACTTTACATGATGAAAAAAAGAAACATTTGGAGTGAAGATCAGCAGGTAATATCAAAACAGTTGAACGAATCACCCAAGATACTTAAAAAAGTTATCCAAGACGATAGAATAAAACAATTAGCTGATTATTATAAAAATTATCACCATTTTATGTACATTGGACGTGGGATAAACACTGCTACAGCCTTAGAAGGTGCTTTAAAACTAAAGGAAATAAGTTATATAAATGCGGTAGCTTATCCCGCAGGTGAACTGAAACATGGACCTATTGCTTTACTTGATCCAACCTTTCCAGTTTTTGCGATTGCACCAAAGGATAGTTTGTACGAAAAAATGCGCAGTAATATAGAAGAGTCACGCGCAAGAAATGCGAGGATAATAACTGTTGCAACCGAGGGAGACACAGAAATTAGTAAGATATCTCACGACGTAATTTATGTGCCCAAGGTGCATGAAGATTTGTATCCTTTGATAATGGCACCTGTAATTCAACTGTTTGCGTATCACATAGCTGACAAAAAAGGATATGACCCGGATAAACCAAGAAATCTTGCAAAGAGTGTAACTGTTGAATAG
- a CDS encoding 3'-5' exonuclease, whose protein sequence is MWDENVYCCVDIETTGIDPSGGDRIVEIAIVPVYKGKIVKGWIYSSLVNPKVHIHTYAQSVHKIRNSDVEDAPGLEEIISVVRRYSTDTIMVFHNARFDLTFLDYAAKEVGQLPLDIYYIDTLDISQAVYGKRRKLESLAQELKVNHKVTHRAYDDALVTANVFIKFFEKFGWEVIHEFLKRWVGKEY, encoded by the coding sequence ATGTGGGATGAAAATGTATACTGTTGTGTTGACATAGAGACTACAGGTATCGATCCTTCAGGTGGAGATAGGATTGTGGAAATTGCTATAGTTCCTGTATATAAAGGAAAAATTGTTAAGGGATGGATTTATTCTTCATTAGTTAACCCAAAGGTGCACATTCATACTTACGCTCAGAGTGTACATAAAATTAGAAATTCCGATGTAGAAGATGCACCAGGGCTTGAAGAAATAATTTCTGTGGTAAGAAGGTATTCAACTGACACGATAATGGTCTTTCATAATGCAAGATTTGATCTTACATTTCTTGATTATGCGGCAAAAGAGGTAGGGCAATTACCTCTCGATATTTACTATATAGATACTCTTGATATATCACAAGCGGTGTATGGTAAACGAAGAAAACTTGAAAGCTTAGCACAGGAGCTTAAGGTTAACCACAAAGTTACACATAGAGCTTACGATGATGCACTTGTTACAGCGAACGTATTTATAAAGTTTTTTGAAAAATTTGGTTGGGAAGTTATACATGAATTTTTGAAAAGATGGGTAGGAAAGGAGTATTGA
- the fliF gene encoding flagellar basal-body MS-ring/collar protein FliF produces MEWFRKIVDWFANFPQWWKSLQKGQKMVILMVLVSIVLTTVFLAIVNAPRYQLLLTTRTEQDAGTIIQQLENLGIPYKVDAGNRILIPTTYNVYEVRMRLASSGVLSGSTKGFEILDQTSLGATSFDKQVRYQIALQGELERTISTIKGVQSARVVLTLPKYTYYVRGEMSEPRASIMVVMDVGQSLTKEQVKGIVALVQGAVEGIKPENIRVIDQTGHDLTAMLNLDQSTALASTKLELKVNLENYYKQKIKAPLESVFGPGRVEVIPDVNLNWEKVEKQIKTYTAPNKKEGLVRSKETESELSTTRQGVGGPVGTESNIPPTTYETVEGTGTTTYQKSHEIVNYELNEMVENIVKNSEGEIENITVSVIIDSSSTVLEKASKSEVEKYVQSIIEKSIYANTPDGSITYAVAFLPFSRELQEQFHKELQAISNLQKVRTRLLLLLLASTLIFFATYLGLVQFRKIKAKKIIQQRYKMLQEEAQRAIAELEEEEVIPGKEEELLLEQLKGYLQQVAENTPEEVATVLKVWISEKA; encoded by the coding sequence ATGGAGTGGTTCAGGAAGATTGTCGACTGGTTTGCTAATTTCCCTCAATGGTGGAAAAGCTTACAAAAAGGTCAAAAAATGGTTATACTGATGGTTTTAGTATCTATTGTACTAACCACGGTTTTTCTTGCAATAGTAAATGCTCCAAGATATCAACTTTTACTTACGACAAGAACAGAGCAGGACGCAGGCACAATAATCCAACAACTCGAAAATCTTGGAATACCTTACAAAGTAGATGCTGGTAATAGAATATTGATCCCCACGACATACAATGTTTACGAAGTCAGAATGCGCCTTGCTTCTTCTGGTGTACTTTCAGGCTCTACAAAAGGATTTGAGATATTAGATCAAACCTCACTTGGAGCGACAAGTTTTGACAAACAAGTGCGATATCAAATAGCACTTCAAGGAGAGCTTGAACGAACAATCTCAACCATTAAAGGTGTTCAAAGTGCGAGGGTTGTTCTCACACTACCAAAGTACACATACTATGTTCGCGGAGAAATGTCAGAACCAAGAGCCTCTATAATGGTTGTTATGGATGTGGGACAAAGTCTAACAAAAGAACAAGTTAAAGGTATAGTAGCCCTTGTTCAGGGAGCAGTTGAAGGCATAAAACCAGAAAATATAAGGGTGATCGATCAAACAGGTCATGACCTTACAGCTATGCTGAACCTTGATCAATCAACTGCGTTGGCTTCAACCAAGTTGGAATTAAAGGTAAATCTTGAGAATTATTACAAACAAAAGATAAAAGCCCCACTTGAAAGCGTTTTTGGACCAGGAAGAGTGGAAGTTATTCCAGATGTGAATCTAAACTGGGAGAAAGTTGAGAAACAGATTAAAACATACACTGCCCCCAATAAGAAAGAAGGGTTAGTTAGGAGTAAAGAAACTGAATCTGAATTGTCTACAACACGCCAAGGAGTTGGTGGACCTGTTGGTACTGAATCAAATATTCCTCCTACAACATACGAAACTGTTGAAGGAACAGGTACGACAACGTATCAAAAGAGTCATGAAATTGTGAATTATGAATTGAACGAAATGGTGGAAAATATAGTGAAAAACTCCGAAGGCGAGATAGAAAATATAACAGTTTCGGTGATTATAGATTCATCATCCACTGTACTTGAAAAAGCATCAAAAAGTGAAGTTGAAAAATACGTTCAATCTATTATAGAAAAGAGTATCTACGCAAACACTCCAGATGGTTCAATAACCTATGCTGTTGCATTCTTACCATTCAGCAGAGAGCTCCAAGAGCAATTCCATAAGGAACTGCAAGCAATTAGTAATCTTCAAAAAGTGAGAACACGTTTGCTTTTGCTTTTGCTTGCCTCTACTCTAATCTTTTTTGCAACTTATCTTGGCTTAGTACAGTTTAGGAAAATTAAGGCTAAGAAGATTATCCAACAAAGGTACAAAATGCTGCAAGAAGAAGCTCAACGTGCTATTGCTGAGCTCGAAGAAGAGGAAGTTATACCTGGGAAGGAAGAAGAATTGCTGCTTGAGCAACTTAAAGGTTACTTGCAGCAAGTTGCAGAAAATACACCAGAAGAGGTTGCAACCGTGTTAAAAGTTTGGATTTCTGAAAAAGCATGA
- a CDS encoding DUF177 domain-containing protein has protein sequence MWKISVKELINEKRKVIEDTYFTKEVELHTGTYKVVDDGFKVKLVLTYVDNRILLGGYARGYVERPCDRCLKISEMYIDGIIEAVYTFEKKYSHKSEELKDLSNEILLTGDIIDLEERIIEAIVSSAPDVFVCKPDCKGLCPYCGADLNEEPEHKCKEIEEKIDPRFEILRKIKHIQEG, from the coding sequence ATGTGGAAAATAAGCGTGAAAGAACTTATAAATGAAAAGAGAAAGGTAATTGAAGATACATACTTTACTAAAGAGGTTGAATTACACACAGGGACATACAAAGTCGTTGACGATGGGTTCAAGGTTAAACTTGTTTTAACTTATGTCGACAACAGAATACTTCTCGGAGGTTATGCAAGGGGTTACGTAGAACGTCCATGTGATAGATGTTTAAAAATTTCAGAAATGTACATTGACGGAATAATAGAAGCGGTGTATACTTTTGAGAAGAAATATTCGCATAAAAGTGAAGAACTTAAAGACTTGTCAAATGAGATTCTATTAACTGGTGATATTATAGATCTTGAAGAAAGGATCATCGAAGCAATAGTTAGTAGCGCACCAGATGTTTTTGTTTGCAAACCGGATTGTAAAGGTCTGTGCCCTTATTGTGGGGCAGATTTAAATGAAGAACCTGAACATAAATGCAAAGAAATTGAAGAAAAGATAGATCCTAGGTTCGAAATATTGCGAAAAATCAAACATATACAGGAGGGATAA
- the plsX gene encoding phosphate acyltransferase PlsX, translating into MIRIALDLMGGDRAPEEIKAGALMYLEKLNKTQKDIRLLLVGTSNVLNGFDRYKNLVELVEAQDYLPMDIKPTDALRRKGSSMYIAATLVKEKCADALVSAGNTGALLSCATLVIGRIKGIDRPALAVPVPSLNDFTILIDAGANAEVKPEWLLQFAVMGIEYAKILGKSNPKVGLLNVGTEENKGTEREKQAHLILKESLKDKFFGNVEGNDINLGTVDVVVTDGFSGNIAMKTMEGVAKLISNTIKQEAKKSLDGIIGALIFSRTLRKLKKKLDPRTYGGSFFLGVDGVVVKAHGNSDKFAIYNALKVASDGVEQGIIDKLKNSLEKISLQG; encoded by the coding sequence ATGATTCGTATAGCGCTGGATTTAATGGGCGGAGATAGAGCGCCGGAAGAGATAAAAGCCGGCGCTCTTATGTATTTGGAAAAATTGAATAAAACACAAAAAGATATAAGATTGCTTTTGGTTGGCACCTCCAATGTCTTGAATGGTTTTGATCGCTATAAAAACCTGGTTGAACTTGTAGAAGCTCAAGATTACTTACCAATGGACATTAAACCTACTGACGCACTGAGAAGAAAAGGGAGTTCAATGTATATTGCTGCAACGCTTGTTAAAGAAAAATGTGCTGATGCGTTGGTTAGTGCGGGAAATACTGGTGCACTTTTATCTTGTGCTACACTTGTTATTGGAAGAATTAAAGGCATCGATAGACCTGCACTTGCTGTACCTGTACCAAGTTTGAATGATTTCACAATACTCATTGATGCCGGAGCAAATGCGGAAGTCAAGCCGGAATGGTTATTACAATTTGCGGTGATGGGAATTGAATATGCGAAGATCCTTGGAAAATCTAATCCGAAAGTTGGACTTTTAAATGTCGGAACCGAAGAAAACAAAGGTACAGAACGTGAAAAACAAGCCCATCTTATCTTAAAAGAATCTTTGAAAGATAAATTTTTTGGGAACGTGGAAGGCAACGATATTAATCTTGGAACTGTTGATGTGGTTGTAACTGACGGTTTTTCTGGTAATATAGCAATGAAAACAATGGAAGGAGTTGCAAAACTTATTTCAAATACAATAAAACAAGAAGCTAAGAAAAGCTTAGATGGGATAATAGGTGCTTTAATATTTTCAAGAACACTGAGAAAACTCAAAAAGAAGCTTGATCCAAGAACGTATGGTGGTTCATTCTTCCTTGGTGTGGATGGTGTGGTTGTGAAGGCACATGGAAATTCAGATAAATTTGCTATCTATAATGCGCTAAAAGTTGCATCAGATGGTGTTGAGCAAGGTATTATTGATAAATTGAAAAATTCATTGGAAAAGATTAGTCTCCAAGGATGA
- a CDS encoding AAA family ATPase: MFLKKAKIAGFGKILDKEFNFKPGLNVVFGPNESGKTTLAKFILYTLSTPSKDSLKYKPWNSDIFGGTLETSEGTMQFGTIDNKRYDKELLESVSFLMEDDDLETLRIDKDIIENSLKKKSERTETGRIIKNAIANLEKIDLSRCFTRLSTELDDVKKRLDSLKNNIKRKNSLYLYGKKLLGEINSSKNKLVSQLKELEEVRRKRTEDLKSEINRLKAKIQESKKNLNDVQWVEKIDQNIVFEISTLISKINNIRTEIDKLEKEEKALNQMLESKNSEIENRFKLLGVTSSQDLESVSLRLKHLNLLTKMYSDGIRETKEEDPLWHIFIEDPTLIDRAEDEEQRYIESKNFLEQQKVELQNKIEKTENNTKYSKDLSILFATAGIVLLVLGLLFNKLAFFMYIPSTILLGISVTLLMKWRKNIAAISVLQERLVEIATRQPEIPQTWKILSRYGIKNLKELRKKYAEFLEWKAANVENQRKLVELKEIEKEIIKELSRFNITAYSQMIISAVENLQRTFNEVQELIYEKESIERKIGQIKGEDLSLQKDLKNLHETLEEELKKYGVKRQDIENYRQYFEKYQEIKTAISEQSKLLEDLEKQLLNEDSDNTIRQLKTNITSLENNIKKHEEELEDILAKHREITVDYDEFNELIQKRDELEFKLKLISLLSSYIPGIFEYLKQNYANFVENYYKIFSEEFTKFFNHVSGQVKNFFVTPELTVKILVEGDLRDPADYLSGSTKDLIIFGIKNALYKAFYDGNLPLVIDNTLIRLDDNRLNKMCEFLREEANHRQIIILTSDKRVIENLHSEANILYLEG, from the coding sequence ATGTTTTTGAAGAAAGCTAAAATAGCCGGATTTGGAAAGATACTCGACAAAGAGTTCAACTTCAAACCTGGGCTAAACGTCGTATTCGGACCAAACGAAAGTGGTAAAACTACACTTGCTAAATTCATACTATACACACTTTCCACACCTTCAAAAGATTCTTTGAAATACAAGCCTTGGAACAGTGATATTTTTGGAGGAACACTTGAAACTTCTGAAGGAACAATGCAATTTGGAACTATAGATAACAAAAGATACGACAAGGAACTTTTAGAGAGTGTATCGTTTTTGATGGAAGATGATGATTTAGAAACTCTTAGAATTGATAAAGATATAATAGAAAACTCACTTAAAAAGAAAAGTGAACGTACAGAAACTGGAAGGATAATAAAAAACGCAATAGCTAATTTGGAAAAAATCGATCTAAGTAGGTGTTTCACAAGATTATCCACAGAACTTGACGATGTAAAGAAAAGATTAGATAGCTTGAAAAATAATATCAAAAGAAAAAATTCGTTATACTTGTATGGGAAGAAACTTCTTGGTGAGATAAATTCTTCTAAGAATAAGTTGGTCAGTCAATTAAAAGAACTTGAAGAAGTAAGAAGAAAAAGAACAGAAGATTTAAAAAGTGAAATAAACAGATTAAAGGCAAAAATACAAGAATCAAAAAAGAACTTAAACGATGTTCAGTGGGTTGAAAAAATTGATCAAAATATTGTTTTTGAAATTTCAACTTTAATATCGAAGATTAACAACATACGAACTGAAATAGATAAACTGGAAAAGGAAGAAAAAGCTCTTAACCAGATGTTGGAATCAAAAAACAGTGAGATAGAAAATAGATTTAAGTTGCTTGGTGTGACATCTTCGCAAGATCTTGAGAGCGTAAGTCTTAGACTCAAACATTTGAACCTATTAACAAAAATGTACTCAGATGGCATCAGAGAGACGAAAGAAGAAGACCCATTATGGCATATCTTTATAGAAGATCCTACATTAATTGACCGTGCTGAAGATGAGGAACAAAGATACATAGAATCAAAAAATTTCTTAGAACAGCAAAAAGTAGAATTACAAAATAAGATTGAAAAGACCGAAAACAATACAAAATACTCAAAAGATCTATCAATACTTTTTGCAACAGCCGGTATTGTGCTTTTGGTATTGGGATTACTTTTCAATAAGCTGGCTTTTTTCATGTACATCCCTTCCACTATCCTTCTTGGAATTTCTGTTACATTGCTGATGAAATGGCGAAAAAATATCGCTGCCATATCTGTTTTGCAGGAAAGACTTGTTGAAATAGCAACTCGACAACCGGAAATCCCACAAACTTGGAAAATCTTATCTCGGTATGGTATAAAAAATCTAAAGGAACTGCGAAAAAAATACGCAGAGTTTTTAGAATGGAAGGCAGCAAATGTAGAAAATCAACGCAAATTGGTTGAATTAAAAGAAATAGAAAAGGAAATTATTAAAGAATTATCGCGATTCAACATTACGGCTTATTCTCAAATGATAATTTCAGCTGTAGAAAATTTACAAAGAACGTTCAACGAAGTCCAAGAACTGATATACGAAAAAGAGTCGATTGAAAGGAAAATCGGACAGATAAAGGGGGAAGACTTGTCGTTACAAAAGGATCTTAAAAATCTCCATGAAACTCTCGAGGAAGAGTTAAAAAAGTATGGTGTAAAAAGGCAAGATATTGAGAATTACAGACAATACTTTGAAAAATATCAAGAGATAAAAACTGCAATTTCTGAGCAGTCAAAATTGCTTGAAGATTTGGAAAAACAGCTACTTAATGAAGATAGTGACAATACCATACGCCAATTAAAAACGAACATAACCTCTCTTGAAAACAATATAAAAAAGCATGAGGAAGAATTGGAAGATATTCTGGCTAAACATCGTGAAATTACTGTTGATTACGATGAATTCAACGAACTAATTCAAAAAAGAGACGAGTTAGAATTTAAACTTAAACTGATCAGTTTGTTGAGTAGCTACATACCTGGAATTTTCGAATATCTTAAACAAAACTATGCAAATTTCGTTGAAAACTATTACAAGATATTCAGCGAAGAATTCACGAAATTCTTCAACCACGTCTCCGGACAGGTTAAGAATTTCTTTGTTACTCCAGAACTTACCGTAAAAATACTTGTTGAAGGTGACTTAAGAGATCCAGCTGATTATCTGAGTGGTTCAACGAAAGACTTAATTATATTTGGTATAAAAAACGCGCTGTACAAAGCTTTTTACGACGGTAATCTTCCACTTGTAATAGATAACACACTGATTAGATTAGATGATAATAGATTAAACAAAATGTGCGAATTTTTACGTGAAGAAGCTAACCATAGGCAAATAATAATACTTACGAGTGACAAAAGAGTAATTGAAAATCTGCACTCAGAAGCCAACATACTCTACTTGGAGGGATAA
- the rpmF gene encoding 50S ribosomal protein L32, which translates to MAVPKQKRSRSRTHHKRAKIYKAFSVSVTSCPNCGAPKQPHRVCLRCGYYGKKQVFEVAK; encoded by the coding sequence ATGGCAGTACCAAAGCAAAAGCGTTCAAGAAGCAGAACACACCACAAAAGAGCAAAGATTTACAAAGCATTCAGTGTATCGGTAACAAGTTGTCCGAATTGTGGTGCTCCTAAGCAACCACACAGAGTCTGCTTGAGATGCGGTTACTATGGAAAGAAGCAGGTGTTTGAGGTAGCAAAATGA
- a CDS encoding PhoH family protein: MVKNYILDTNVLIHDPEAIYSFEDNNVFIPLPVIEELDKLKREQGRVGKNARTSIRLLDELRGKGNLHSGVKLDTGGTLTIPVLSEADFNRYQVKFLFEKYVDNWIIAYSVYLKEHRKEPTIIVSKDISLRIKASALGIEAEDYLTDKNDLALLPPGYIKIDSIKKIEKEKLTPNEYIESDEGYYRFNGDDFVEIDSKLKVFGITPKNKEQLFALDALLNDEIKFVSLIGIAGTGKTFLALAAALHKTLQEGTYDNIIVARPLVPMGGKDIGYLPGALEEKISPWMSGVMDNLEYLCRLNSISFKDLVKKEIIELEALTYIRGRSIPKQFIIVDEAQNLTPLEVKTILTRAGEGTKVVLTGDPYQIDTPYLDESSNGLVHAASRFRGQRIACHIILSKGERSELASLSATIL, from the coding sequence ATGGTCAAAAATTACATCCTCGACACTAACGTACTTATCCATGACCCTGAAGCTATATATTCATTCGAGGATAATAATGTTTTCATACCGTTACCTGTTATAGAAGAACTTGACAAACTCAAAAGAGAGCAGGGAAGAGTGGGTAAGAATGCAAGAACATCCATAAGACTACTTGACGAACTCAGAGGAAAAGGGAACTTACACAGTGGAGTAAAGCTTGACACGGGAGGAACTTTAACTATACCCGTGCTGAGTGAAGCTGACTTCAACAGATACCAGGTTAAATTTTTATTTGAGAAGTACGTTGACAATTGGATAATAGCGTACAGTGTTTATTTGAAAGAACACAGGAAAGAACCAACGATAATCGTTTCAAAAGATATAAGTTTACGTATAAAGGCATCCGCGCTTGGAATAGAGGCTGAAGATTACCTCACCGACAAAAATGACCTTGCACTTTTACCACCTGGGTATATAAAAATTGATTCAATAAAAAAAATCGAGAAAGAAAAACTGACTCCAAATGAATACATAGAATCTGACGAAGGATACTACAGATTTAACGGAGATGATTTTGTAGAGATAGACTCAAAATTAAAAGTCTTCGGAATAACGCCAAAAAACAAAGAACAACTATTCGCACTTGATGCGTTACTTAACGATGAAATAAAATTTGTTTCACTTATTGGCATTGCCGGTACTGGAAAGACATTTCTAGCACTTGCAGCAGCACTTCACAAAACTTTACAAGAAGGGACATACGACAACATAATTGTGGCAAGACCACTCGTGCCAATGGGAGGAAAAGACATCGGATATCTACCTGGTGCACTTGAAGAAAAGATATCCCCATGGATGAGTGGTGTGATGGATAACTTAGAGTACCTTTGCAGGCTTAACAGCATTAGTTTTAAAGATTTAGTGAAAAAAGAAATCATAGAGTTAGAAGCATTAACATACATAAGAGGACGTTCGATTCCAAAACAGTTTATCATAGTTGATGAAGCTCAAAATCTTACACCTCTTGAAGTTAAAACAATATTAACGCGAGCTGGTGAAGGTACAAAAGTGGTTTTAACAGGAGATCCCTACCAGATCGACACACCTTACCTTGATGAAAGCAGCAATGGACTTGTGCATGCAGCATCAAGGTTTAGAGGACAACGTATAGCATGTCACATCATACTTAGCAAAGGCGAACGATCAGAACTTGCATCTTTGTCAGCAACGATTTTGTAA
- the fliG gene encoding flagellar motor switch protein FliG: protein MAGKLTGRRKAAILLVTMGPERAAKVLKNLEDSEVEALTVEIANLGKVTNEERKAVLEEFQSLTKAREMIISGGIEYAKEMLIKAFGPEKAMQIIERLVSNLAVKPFEFMKSADVVQIVNFLQSEHPQTIALVLSFLDTRIAAQVLGSLPENLQLEVIKRISLLERASPDVVKEVEKLLEKKFAGVATQTLSAVGGLDTAAEIMNNLDRSTEKALMERLTYETPELAEEIRRRMFVFEDILKLDDRSVQLVLREVNTQDLAVALKGASEELKQKIFNNMSKRAQQLLKDEIEFMGPVRVKDVEEAQQKIINVIRRLEEAGEIVIARGGGEELIT from the coding sequence ATGGCTGGTAAACTTACCGGTAGAAGAAAAGCAGCTATATTGCTGGTGACTATGGGACCTGAACGTGCAGCTAAGGTTTTGAAAAACCTTGAAGATTCAGAAGTTGAAGCTTTAACAGTAGAGATTGCTAACTTAGGTAAAGTCACGAACGAAGAAAGAAAGGCTGTACTTGAAGAGTTTCAAAGTCTAACAAAAGCGCGAGAAATGATAATTTCAGGTGGTATAGAATACGCTAAAGAAATGTTAATAAAAGCATTTGGTCCGGAAAAAGCAATGCAAATTATAGAAAGGCTTGTTTCAAATCTTGCCGTTAAACCTTTCGAATTCATGAAGTCAGCAGATGTTGTTCAAATTGTTAACTTTTTACAATCAGAACATCCGCAGACTATTGCTTTAGTTTTAAGTTTCTTAGATACGAGAATTGCAGCACAAGTTCTCGGCTCACTACCAGAGAATTTACAACTTGAAGTTATAAAACGTATATCGTTGCTCGAAAGAGCTTCACCTGATGTTGTCAAAGAAGTTGAAAAGTTGCTGGAGAAGAAATTCGCGGGTGTAGCAACGCAAACACTTAGTGCAGTGGGCGGTCTCGATACTGCAGCTGAAATTATGAACAACCTTGACAGATCAACAGAAAAGGCTCTTATGGAAAGACTCACCTACGAAACTCCAGAACTTGCTGAAGAAATTAGAAGAAGAATGTTTGTCTTTGAAGATATACTCAAGCTCGATGATAGATCTGTTCAACTTGTGCTTAGAGAGGTTAATACTCAAGATCTTGCTGTTGCATTGAAAGGTGCTTCTGAAGAATTAAAGCAGAAGATATTTAATAACATGTCCAAACGTGCTCAGCAGCTTTTAAAAGATGAAATAGAATTTATGGGACCTGTGAGGGTAAAAGATGTTGAAGAAGCACAGCAGAAAATTATAAATGTAATAAGAAGACTAGAAGAAGCTGGAGAAATCGTGATAGCACGTGGTGGAGGAGAAGAATTGATCACCTAA